In a single window of the Bradyrhizobium erythrophlei genome:
- a CDS encoding flavin-containing monooxygenase: protein MPDAMVAARVSEAASGTTQKVDVAVVGAGFAGLYLLHRLRKAGFTTAVLEEADDVGGTWYWNRYPGARCDIQTIDYSYTFDPELESAWKWSEKYATQPEILRYLSFVADRYDLRPDIRFRTRITAATWDQAAERWLLTTNSGATVSCRYYIMATGCLSSPKPPEIDGVSDFKGEVYFTSRWPREEIKLAGKRVAVIGTGSSGIQAIPLIAEQAAHLTVFQRTPSFAIPAQNGPPPADRVALLKSDRASYRAQARDSLAGVPWPLSTVVSWQLSDAERRERFETAWAAGDLVYILTQLWADQGVDFEGNAVLADLVREKIREIVKNPETAAALTPHDHPFGAKRPCLDTNYYATYNRPNVTLVNLRQEPIKSITVSGIKTDKRTADLDVIVFATGFDAMTGAIRAVHPITGRGGKSLSDVWTHGPQTYLGLTVAGFPNLFMITGPGSPSVLSNMAVSIEQHVDWVVDRLIAMREAGFTTIEATETAQAGWAQHMADCSTLTLHRLANTWYTGANVPGKAQGVMPYPGGVGPYRSICNEVVSHNMLGFKLTGPNGAEQCNDGQIVRLQPDVRLVLNMLADMKLPPLECFGAQGARDFLAAFNAARPAGRPVGDVVDGTLPVTGGSLPYRLYRPATPGPHPIVVYFHGGGWVLGDQVSDEPFCRDMCRRSGMIFVSVGYRHAPEHRFPTAAEDGYAAMRWIAEHAADLGGKPGPVMVAGWSAGANVAAVTCQLARDRGGPQISGQLLVCPVTDCTFDRPSYNDNATGYFLTRSLMFWFWDLYCSPADRTDPRVSPLRGKLQGLPPAFVATCEFDPLRDEGVAYAEAMAAAGVPVEQLKARGHFHTSLTMVDVVITGVSGRVQMADALRRFAGLPPAWREGDVGFRPSQVVAPHEIASAAE, encoded by the coding sequence ATGCCAGACGCAATGGTTGCAGCACGTGTTTCAGAAGCGGCGAGTGGTACGACGCAAAAGGTCGACGTCGCGGTTGTGGGTGCCGGGTTTGCCGGCCTGTACCTTCTGCATCGGTTGCGCAAAGCCGGCTTCACGACGGCAGTGTTGGAGGAGGCTGACGATGTCGGGGGCACCTGGTACTGGAACCGATATCCCGGCGCACGCTGCGACATTCAGACCATCGACTACAGCTACACCTTCGACCCGGAGCTGGAGAGCGCGTGGAAATGGTCGGAGAAATACGCAACCCAACCCGAGATCCTGCGCTACCTTAGCTTCGTCGCCGACCGCTATGATCTGCGGCCCGACATCCGCTTTCGCACAAGGATCACGGCGGCGACGTGGGATCAGGCCGCGGAACGCTGGCTGCTCACGACCAACAGTGGCGCGACTGTATCGTGCCGCTATTACATTATGGCCACCGGCTGTCTCTCCTCGCCCAAGCCACCTGAGATCGATGGTGTCAGCGATTTCAAGGGCGAGGTCTATTTCACCAGTCGCTGGCCGCGTGAGGAGATCAAGCTCGCCGGCAAGCGCGTCGCGGTCATCGGCACGGGATCGTCCGGGATCCAGGCGATCCCGTTGATTGCCGAGCAGGCGGCCCATCTGACCGTCTTCCAACGCACCCCGAGCTTTGCCATCCCCGCCCAGAATGGTCCTCCGCCAGCGGATCGCGTTGCCTTGCTGAAGAGCGACCGCGCCAGCTATCGTGCGCAGGCCCGCGACTCGCTGGCAGGTGTTCCGTGGCCGCTATCGACTGTCGTCAGCTGGCAGCTGAGCGATGCCGAGCGCCGCGAGCGCTTCGAGACGGCGTGGGCCGCCGGCGATCTCGTCTACATACTGACCCAGCTCTGGGCTGACCAGGGCGTCGACTTCGAGGGCAACGCGGTGCTCGCCGACCTGGTCCGCGAGAAAATCCGTGAGATCGTCAAAAACCCCGAAACGGCGGCAGCGCTGACCCCTCACGACCATCCGTTTGGGGCCAAGCGTCCCTGCCTCGATACCAACTACTACGCCACCTACAACCGTCCCAACGTCACGCTGGTGAACCTGCGGCAGGAGCCGATCAAGTCGATCACGGTCTCCGGCATCAAGACCGACAAGCGCACGGCCGACCTCGACGTGATCGTGTTCGCCACTGGATTCGACGCCATGACCGGCGCGATCAGGGCCGTGCACCCAATCACGGGCCGCGGCGGAAAATCGCTGTCTGACGTCTGGACCCACGGCCCGCAGACCTATCTCGGCCTCACCGTGGCGGGCTTCCCCAACCTGTTCATGATCACCGGCCCAGGCAGCCCGTCGGTGCTGTCGAACATGGCCGTGTCGATCGAGCAGCACGTGGACTGGGTCGTCGACCGCCTGATCGCGATGCGCGAGGCCGGCTTCACCACGATCGAGGCAACCGAAACGGCGCAGGCGGGCTGGGCGCAACATATGGCCGACTGCTCAACGCTCACGCTGCATCGGCTGGCCAACACCTGGTACACCGGCGCCAACGTTCCCGGCAAAGCGCAGGGCGTGATGCCCTATCCCGGCGGCGTCGGCCCTTACCGCAGCATCTGCAACGAGGTCGTTAGCCATAATATGCTGGGCTTTAAGCTCACCGGCCCCAACGGCGCCGAGCAGTGCAACGACGGCCAGATCGTTCGCCTGCAACCGGACGTGCGGCTGGTGCTGAACATGCTGGCGGACATGAAGTTGCCGCCGCTGGAATGTTTCGGAGCCCAGGGGGCGCGCGACTTTCTGGCTGCATTCAATGCCGCCCGTCCTGCCGGCCGGCCGGTCGGCGACGTTGTCGATGGCACACTCCCGGTCACCGGCGGCTCGCTGCCCTACCGTCTCTATCGGCCAGCGACGCCGGGACCACATCCGATTGTGGTCTATTTCCATGGCGGCGGCTGGGTGTTGGGTGACCAGGTATCCGACGAACCGTTTTGCCGTGACATGTGCCGGCGTAGCGGGATGATCTTCGTCAGCGTCGGTTACCGGCATGCGCCCGAACACCGCTTCCCGACAGCGGCAGAGGATGGCTACGCGGCGATGCGGTGGATCGCCGAGCATGCGGCTGACCTCGGCGGCAAACCGGGACCGGTGATGGTCGCGGGCTGGAGCGCCGGCGCCAACGTCGCTGCTGTCACCTGCCAGTTGGCGCGCGACCGCGGTGGCCCGCAGATCTCAGGCCAGCTTTTGGTATGCCCAGTTACCGACTGCACTTTCGACCGCCCGTCTTACAACGACAACGCGACGGGCTACTTCCTGACGCGCTCGTTGATGTTCTGGTTCTGGGACCTGTACTGTTCGCCTGCCGACCGAACCGATCCGCGCGTGTCGCCACTGCGCGGCAAACTCCAGGGCTTGCCTCCGGCGTTCGTGGCGACCTGCGAGTTCGATCCGCTGCGCGACGAGGGTGTCGCTTACGCCGAAGCCATGGCTGCCGCCGGTGTGCCGGTAGAGCAACTTAAAGCTCGCGGTCACTTCCACACGTCCTTGACCATGGTCGATGTGGTGATCACCGGCGTCAGCGGGCGGGTGCAGATGGCCGACGCTTTGCGCCGGTTCGCTGGGCTTCCCCCGGCATGGAGAGAAGGTGACGTGGGTTTCCGACCAAGTCAGGTTGTCGCGCCGCACGAAATCGCTTCAGCTGCGGAGTAG
- a CDS encoding integrase core domain-containing protein, producing the protein MVADLFRSRAALEAEIWTLRQQINVLRRTAPKKQSFSAIDRLIFVCLYRLRFGVRDALAIVKPVTVVKWHRAGFRLYWRWKSGARGGRPTVPLEIRKLIREMSIANPLWGAPRIHGELLELGVEIGQTSVAKYMVRRRDPPSQGWRTFLRNHADGIAAMDMFVVPTISFRLLYGLLIMGHRRRHILWFSVTAHPTAEWIANQVTQACGWEQAPCYLIRDRDGAYGEAFIRRLRSIGIRDRPTSPRSPWQNAYAERLIGSIRRECLDHVVVLCSASATSVTYCCRT; encoded by the coding sequence ATGGTCGCAGATCTGTTTCGGTCGCGGGCAGCGCTCGAGGCGGAAATTTGGACATTGCGGCAGCAGATAAACGTTCTGCGGCGAACCGCTCCTAAGAAACAAAGCTTCAGCGCCATCGACCGATTGATTTTTGTTTGCCTCTATCGGCTTCGCTTTGGCGTTCGCGATGCGCTGGCGATTGTTAAGCCGGTGACCGTAGTCAAATGGCATCGCGCTGGCTTCCGCTTATACTGGCGATGGAAATCGGGAGCGCGGGGTGGCAGGCCAACGGTTCCGTTGGAGATCCGCAAGCTTATCCGCGAGATGAGCATTGCCAATCCGCTGTGGGGAGCGCCGCGGATCCATGGCGAGTTGCTCGAGCTCGGCGTCGAGATCGGACAGACCAGCGTCGCCAAATACATGGTCAGGCGACGAGACCCGCCGTCCCAAGGCTGGAGGACATTCCTCCGCAACCACGCGGATGGGATCGCGGCGATGGATATGTTCGTCGTGCCGACAATCTCGTTTCGCCTGCTCTATGGATTGCTGATCATGGGGCACCGCCGGCGACATATTCTGTGGTTTAGCGTCACAGCGCATCCAACCGCAGAATGGATCGCAAACCAGGTCACGCAAGCATGCGGTTGGGAACAAGCTCCCTGCTATCTCATCCGCGACCGAGACGGGGCCTATGGTGAGGCCTTTATCCGCAGGCTTCGATCGATAGGCATTCGCGACCGGCCAACATCGCCGCGTTCCCCGTGGCAGAACGCATATGCCGAAAGGCTGATCGGTTCGATCCGACGGGAATGCCTTGACCACGTTGTTGTGTTGTGCTCAGCGAGCGCCACCTCCGTCACCTACTGCTGTCGTACATGA
- a CDS encoding pyrroloquinoline quinone-dependent dehydrogenase — MGKMTMVASLGLACLLSTATVALAADPGEEDPNNWPQYHRTSNAWRYSPLDQINKDNVSNLSVAWIAQGGDITMGIQETPLAIDGVIYSITAGNRVAALDGKSGRELWSYEPKLHPLTKKVLFSPYSRGVAVGQGMVFIATVDGRGIALDQKTGKEIWEVQLTDFANCHGCNFTSPPVVAGDVLTFGSTAGELATQGKIYGVEAKSGKKLWEFNTIKNDPKSWPGESSKYGGGGAWMPGTYDMETNTVFYGTGNPGKDFINGDREGDNLYTDSVVALDAKTGQLKWYRQEIKQDTWDYDSAYEMMLYKKDGKDLIIHMNKSGYVFVLDKNDGKIENVWPLSDLKNFVRDIDKKTGELIGRVDLPMNQETLICPSTFGGRSWNAGAYNPKSGLWYNNVLDFCGYLKPVAQKDDPKDYATGHTGSNDFGRLVLAPDGRKPGRLDARDPLTGERKWSYEMDVPGFASALTTGGGLVFNGDPLGILRAFDADTGKVLWTFNTGSGMRSGIISYAVDGEQYILVPSGWGSYAAILLPPLFPQLAKIPAASTLIAFKLPK, encoded by the coding sequence ATGGGCAAAATGACTATGGTGGCAAGCTTGGGCCTCGCTTGCCTGCTCAGCACTGCAACGGTTGCCCTTGCGGCGGATCCAGGCGAGGAAGACCCCAACAATTGGCCGCAATATCATCGGACGAGCAACGCGTGGCGCTACAGCCCGCTCGACCAGATCAACAAGGATAACGTCAGCAACCTTTCAGTCGCCTGGATCGCCCAGGGCGGCGATATCACCATGGGGATTCAGGAAACCCCATTGGCCATAGACGGGGTGATCTATTCAATAACGGCTGGCAATCGGGTAGCGGCGCTCGACGGAAAGTCGGGACGGGAACTCTGGAGCTATGAGCCAAAGCTTCATCCGCTCACGAAGAAGGTGCTGTTCTCGCCCTATAGCCGTGGCGTCGCGGTGGGCCAGGGCATGGTCTTCATCGCGACCGTGGATGGGCGCGGCATCGCTCTCGATCAAAAAACCGGTAAGGAAATTTGGGAGGTCCAATTAACCGATTTCGCGAACTGCCATGGCTGCAATTTCACGTCGCCGCCCGTCGTTGCCGGCGACGTCCTGACTTTCGGCTCGACTGCCGGCGAACTCGCGACGCAAGGGAAAATCTACGGGGTCGAAGCAAAAAGCGGCAAGAAGCTCTGGGAATTCAACACCATCAAGAACGACCCAAAGAGTTGGCCAGGCGAGAGCAGCAAATATGGGGGCGGCGGCGCCTGGATGCCGGGCACCTACGACATGGAGACGAACACGGTCTTCTACGGCACCGGTAATCCGGGGAAGGACTTCATCAACGGGGACCGGGAAGGCGATAACCTCTACACGGATTCGGTCGTAGCGCTCGATGCCAAGACGGGTCAGCTGAAATGGTACCGGCAGGAGATCAAACAGGATACCTGGGACTACGATTCGGCCTACGAGATGATGCTGTACAAGAAGGACGGCAAGGACTTAATCATCCACATGAACAAGAGCGGCTATGTTTTCGTCCTCGACAAGAACGATGGAAAAATCGAAAACGTTTGGCCGCTCAGCGACCTCAAGAATTTTGTAAGGGACATCGACAAGAAAACCGGCGAATTGATCGGCCGCGTCGACCTGCCGATGAACCAGGAGACGCTGATCTGCCCGTCCACCTTCGGCGGGCGTAGCTGGAACGCGGGTGCCTACAATCCGAAGAGCGGGCTGTGGTACAATAATGTGCTCGATTTCTGCGGGTACCTCAAGCCGGTTGCCCAGAAGGACGACCCCAAGGACTACGCCACAGGCCACACCGGCTCCAATGATTTCGGGCGGCTGGTGCTGGCCCCCGATGGTCGCAAGCCTGGCCGGCTCGATGCGCGCGATCCACTCACGGGCGAGCGCAAGTGGAGTTATGAGATGGACGTCCCCGGCTTTGCCAGCGCCCTGACCACGGGCGGCGGGCTGGTGTTCAACGGCGACCCGCTAGGTATTCTGCGGGCGTTCGACGCCGACACTGGAAAGGTGCTGTGGACTTTCAATACGGGCTCCGGAATGCGTAGCGGAATCATCAGCTACGCGGTCGACGGCGAGCAGTACATCCTGGTGCCAAGTGGTTGGGGATCCTACGCTGCAATCCTGCTTCCGCCGTTGTTCCCCCAACTGGCAAAGATCCCGGCAGCTTCGACCCTCATCGCCTTCAAACTTCCGAAATAG
- a CDS encoding c-type cytochrome, whose product MKRGFVMVVVAGILIGKVASAEEDVPNLKDPKIIAAGHDLFLAKQCAHCHGADGSGGIDLTQRELYPKDIFQSIADGREKKGIRMPAWRDVLTDEEIWQATAYVISISRQPK is encoded by the coding sequence ATGAAGCGCGGATTTGTGATGGTGGTCGTTGCGGGAATCCTCATTGGAAAGGTGGCGTCCGCTGAAGAAGACGTTCCGAACCTCAAAGACCCGAAAATAATTGCGGCGGGCCATGATCTCTTTTTGGCCAAGCAGTGTGCCCACTGTCATGGGGCAGACGGCAGCGGCGGCATCGATCTGACGCAGCGCGAGCTTTACCCCAAGGACATCTTTCAATCGATTGCCGATGGCCGAGAGAAAAAGGGCATCCGTATGCCGGCCTGGCGAGATGTCTTGACCGATGAAGAAATCTGGCAAGCGACGGCCTACGTCATCTCGATCAGCCGGCAACCGAAGTAG
- a CDS encoding trifunctional serine/threonine-protein kinase/ATP-binding protein/sensor histidine kinase, with protein MTQSSWFGADGHSRFQVLWQDGDRVFCRRVDGKRDVLAVLLASEHPAPAALDRLAHEYSLKDELDGAWAVRPLALERDRGRTILVLEDPGGEPLGRLLGAPFELGRFLRLAIGIAAALGKAHQRGLVHKDLKPAHILVNRATGEVKLTGFGIASRLRRERQAPEPPETIAGTLAYMAPEQTGRMNRSIDARSDLYALGVTLYQMLTGSLPFTATDPMDWVHCHIARKPVPPSERLENVPAPVSAIIMKLLAKTAEERYQTAGGVASDLRRCLAQWEAQDYIDDFPLGRQDTPDRLRMPEKLYGRARELDTLLGGFERVIKSGAPELVLVSGYSGIGKSSVVNELHKVLVPPRGLFASGKFDQYKRNIPYATLAQAFQSLVRSLLGKSDIELGSWRDALLKTLGPNGRLMTDLIPELKLIIGDQPPVPELPPQDAQRRFQLVIRRFIGVFARPEHPLALFLDDLQWLDAATLDLFEDLLTRADMQHFMLIGAYRDNEVDAAHPLMQKLDAVKSAGARVAEITLAPLAEEHLGQLIADALRCEPERAASLARLVREKTGGNPFFAIQFVSSLAEEGMLVFDHDAARWSWDLDRIRAKGYTDNVVNLMVGRLTRLPADTQNALRLLACLGNSAETTRLSIVLDRSQELVDAALWPAVQQELVERLEGAYRFAHDRVQEAAYSLIPEDLRGEAHLRIGRLLAAHIAPEKREEAIFDIVSQLDRGASLITSRDEREQLAQLNLVAGKRAKASTAYASALIYLGTGATLLPEDSWDCHHELTFELELLRAECEFLTGGMAAADERLKGLSIRAANTMERASVACLHIDLYTTLAQSSRAIAVGLDYLRHLGIEWSPHPTDEDVRREYDRIWTQLGSGSIEDMLELPLMTDPASLATIDVLTKVAPAAFTLMEANFHALAICWAANLSLARGNSDGSCDIYVRLGFIAGDRFGDYKAGSRFGKVGCELVERRGLKRFQARTYMLFAHFLIPYTQHVRAARDLLHRGYEVAHKIGDLMFVGWYSGLYLIENLLASGDPLSEVQREVERGLAFAQKAQLVHVVSIIQSHIELVRTLRGLTRKFGFFDDEEFGDARSARNPNSAFAEWLYCIRKVQAHFHAGDYSLSIEAATRAQRHTASGYIWQVADLRFYSALSHAAVCDTADQREAHFAVLSAHHRQLDIWAEQCPENFENRAALVGAEIARLEGRDIDAMRLYQQGIRSARVNSFVQNEALAYELAARFYAARGFDEIAHHYLRNARYGYLRWGADGKVRQLDEMYPQLRKDEPAPAPTSTIGAPVEHLDLATVIKVSQAVSGEIVLENLIDTLLRTAMAQAGAERALLIFAQDVAPRIAAEAITSGDAVTVHLRHEAVTEAALPESVLHYVLRTQESVILDDAAAQSPFGADTYIRQRHTRSVLCLPLLTQAKLIGALYLENDLAPRVFVPARITVLKLLASQAAIALQTTSLYRDLSEREAKIRRLVDANIIGIFIANRDGRIIEANDALLRTVGYDREELLSGRVRWTDLTPPEWGERDARAVEVLKTTGAIPPYEKEYFRKDGSRVSVLIGGALFAEGGNQSVAFVLDLTDRKRAEAEARDSERRYREVQTDLAHASRVTTMGQLTASIAHEVNQPIAAAVTNAEAAQRWLSAQPPNIHMVGESLAFIVRDCSRAGEVIGRIRALIKRAPPRKDAVAINDAILEVMALTRSEAANNGVSVRTQLADDSPLVQGDRVQLQQVILNLIVNAIDAMRSLREGNRDLLICTQKAEPNGVLVEVRDSGPGFAPTTIKQLFEAFHTTKPGGLGLGLSICRSIIEAHGGRLWASANEPRGAIFQFTVPAQSGSAS; from the coding sequence TTGACCCAATCTTCTTGGTTCGGCGCTGACGGGCATAGCCGCTTCCAGGTCTTATGGCAGGACGGCGACCGCGTGTTCTGCCGGCGGGTCGATGGCAAGCGCGATGTCTTGGCGGTGCTGCTCGCCTCGGAGCACCCGGCTCCGGCCGCTCTCGACCGGCTCGCGCACGAATATAGCTTGAAGGATGAGTTGGACGGTGCCTGGGCGGTCCGGCCGCTGGCACTCGAGCGTGACCGCGGCCGGACCATACTGGTGCTCGAAGATCCAGGCGGCGAGCCGCTCGGCCGGCTGCTGGGCGCGCCCTTCGAGCTCGGACGCTTCCTGCGCCTTGCCATCGGCATCGCAGCCGCTCTAGGTAAGGCGCATCAGCGCGGCCTGGTCCACAAGGATCTCAAACCAGCGCATATCCTGGTGAACCGCGCGACCGGAGAGGTCAAGCTCACCGGGTTCGGCATTGCCTCGCGCCTGCGCCGCGAGCGGCAGGCGCCTGAGCCGCCCGAGACCATTGCAGGCACACTCGCCTATATGGCCCCCGAGCAGACCGGACGCATGAACCGCTCGATCGACGCCCGCAGCGATCTCTATGCGCTCGGCGTCACCCTGTACCAGATGCTCACCGGTTCACTACCTTTCACTGCGACCGATCCCATGGATTGGGTCCACTGCCATATCGCCAGAAAGCCAGTGCCGCCAAGCGAGCGGCTGGAGAATGTGCCGGCCCCGGTCTCGGCCATTATCATGAAACTGCTCGCCAAGACCGCCGAGGAGCGATACCAGACGGCGGGTGGCGTGGCGAGTGATCTGCGGCGCTGCCTGGCCCAATGGGAAGCCCAGGATTACATCGACGACTTCCCGCTCGGCCGACAGGACACGCCCGACCGGCTGCGGATGCCGGAGAAGCTATACGGGCGGGCGCGCGAACTCGACACCTTACTCGGCGGCTTCGAGCGCGTCATCAAGAGCGGCGCGCCGGAGCTGGTGCTCGTCTCGGGCTACTCCGGGATCGGCAAGTCCTCTGTCGTCAATGAATTGCACAAGGTGCTCGTTCCGCCCCGTGGGCTTTTCGCGTCGGGCAAGTTCGACCAGTACAAGCGCAACATTCCTTATGCGACGCTGGCCCAGGCTTTTCAGAGCCTTGTTCGGTCTCTCCTCGGGAAGAGCGACATCGAGCTTGGCAGTTGGCGCGACGCTCTTCTGAAGACGCTGGGCCCGAACGGACGGCTCATGACCGATCTCATTCCCGAGCTGAAGCTCATCATCGGTGACCAGCCGCCAGTCCCTGAGCTTCCGCCGCAGGACGCGCAGCGACGTTTCCAGCTGGTCATTCGGCGGTTTATCGGCGTGTTCGCCCGGCCGGAACATCCGTTGGCACTCTTCCTCGACGATCTTCAATGGCTCGACGCGGCGACGCTCGACCTGTTCGAGGATCTCTTGACCCGGGCTGATATGCAGCACTTCATGCTGATCGGCGCCTATCGCGATAACGAAGTCGACGCCGCCCATCCGCTGATGCAGAAGCTAGATGCCGTGAAGAGCGCCGGCGCCAGGGTGGCGGAGATTACGCTGGCGCCGCTCGCCGAGGAGCACCTCGGACAGCTGATCGCGGACGCGCTTCGCTGCGAGCCGGAGCGCGCGGCGTCGCTCGCGCGATTGGTGCGCGAGAAGACGGGCGGAAATCCGTTCTTCGCCATTCAGTTCGTCTCTTCGCTCGCCGAAGAGGGAATGCTCGTCTTCGACCATGATGCCGCGCGCTGGTCATGGGATCTCGACCGCATTCGCGCCAAGGGTTACACCGACAACGTCGTGAACCTTATGGTCGGAAGGCTCACCCGCCTGCCGGCGGACACGCAGAATGCTTTGCGGCTCCTGGCCTGCCTCGGAAACAGCGCCGAGACCACGAGGCTTTCGATTGTCCTCGATAGGTCGCAGGAACTGGTTGACGCGGCTCTGTGGCCGGCCGTGCAACAGGAATTGGTCGAGCGCCTGGAGGGTGCCTACCGGTTCGCCCATGATCGCGTTCAGGAAGCCGCCTATTCGTTGATCCCGGAGGATCTGCGCGGCGAGGCGCACCTTCGGATAGGGAGGCTGCTCGCGGCGCACATCGCTCCCGAGAAGAGGGAAGAGGCAATCTTCGACATCGTTAGTCAGCTCGACCGCGGCGCGTCGTTGATCACCTCCCGAGACGAGCGCGAGCAGCTTGCTCAGCTCAATCTGGTCGCGGGGAAGCGCGCCAAGGCGTCTACTGCATACGCCTCAGCACTGATATATCTCGGCACCGGCGCGACGCTGCTGCCGGAAGACTCCTGGGATTGCCACCACGAGTTGACCTTCGAGCTGGAGTTGCTGCGAGCCGAATGCGAGTTTCTCACCGGTGGGATGGCCGCCGCGGACGAGCGGTTGAAAGGGCTTTCCATCCGCGCCGCAAATACAATGGAACGCGCCTCGGTCGCCTGCCTGCACATCGATCTGTACACGACTCTCGCTCAGAGCAGCCGCGCCATCGCCGTCGGGCTCGACTATCTCCGGCACCTGGGTATCGAATGGTCGCCGCACCCGACAGACGAGGATGTGCGACGTGAATACGATCGGATCTGGACGCAGCTCGGGAGCGGCTCGATCGAGGACATGCTCGAGCTGCCCTTGATGACCGATCCAGCATCCCTTGCGACGATTGACGTTTTGACGAAGGTTGCGCCAGCTGCATTCACGCTTATGGAAGCAAATTTTCATGCCCTCGCCATATGCTGGGCAGCGAATCTCAGCCTCGCACGTGGTAACAGCGACGGTTCGTGCGACATTTATGTGAGGCTTGGCTTTATCGCGGGTGACCGATTCGGCGATTACAAGGCCGGCTCTCGCTTCGGTAAGGTCGGGTGCGAGCTGGTCGAACGACGCGGGTTGAAGCGTTTCCAAGCCCGGACCTATATGTTGTTCGCGCATTTCCTGATCCCATATACGCAGCACGTCAGGGCTGCACGTGATCTCCTGCATCGCGGATACGAAGTCGCGCATAAGATCGGCGACCTCATGTTTGTGGGGTGGTACAGCGGCTTGTATCTGATCGAGAATCTTCTGGCATCGGGAGATCCGCTCAGCGAGGTGCAGCGCGAGGTCGAGCGTGGCCTCGCTTTTGCGCAGAAGGCGCAGTTGGTACACGTCGTTTCCATCATCCAATCGCACATCGAACTCGTCCGGACGCTGCGCGGCTTGACGCGAAAATTTGGCTTCTTCGACGATGAAGAGTTCGGCGACGCCCGGTCCGCCAGAAACCCGAACTCGGCGTTTGCCGAGTGGCTGTACTGTATCCGAAAGGTGCAGGCGCACTTTCATGCCGGCGACTATTCCTTGTCCATCGAGGCCGCCACAAGGGCGCAACGGCATACGGCGTCGGGATATATTTGGCAGGTCGCCGATCTTCGCTTCTACAGCGCTTTATCGCATGCCGCAGTTTGTGACACCGCCGACCAGCGGGAAGCGCATTTCGCAGTGCTGTCCGCCCATCACCGGCAACTCGACATCTGGGCCGAGCAATGCCCAGAAAACTTCGAAAACCGCGCCGCGCTGGTCGGAGCCGAGATCGCTCGCCTGGAAGGCCGTGACATCGATGCTATGCGGCTCTATCAACAGGGCATCCGCTCTGCCCGCGTCAACAGCTTCGTCCAAAACGAGGCGCTCGCCTACGAACTTGCTGCGCGCTTCTACGCGGCCCGTGGCTTCGATGAAATAGCGCATCACTATCTGCGAAATGCCCGGTACGGCTACCTGCGGTGGGGAGCCGACGGCAAGGTGCGGCAGCTCGATGAGATGTATCCGCAGCTCCGGAAGGACGAGCCAGCGCCCGCTCCAACGAGCACAATCGGGGCGCCCGTCGAACATCTCGACCTCGCGACTGTGATCAAGGTGTCGCAAGCCGTCTCGGGTGAGATTGTTCTCGAAAACCTGATCGATACACTCCTGCGTACGGCGATGGCGCAGGCGGGCGCGGAGCGAGCTCTGTTGATTTTTGCGCAAGACGTTGCACCGCGGATCGCCGCGGAGGCTATCACCAGCGGCGATGCAGTGACCGTGCATCTGCGCCACGAGGCCGTGACCGAGGCCGCGCTGCCGGAGTCCGTCCTCCACTATGTCCTGCGTACCCAGGAGAGCGTTATTCTAGACGACGCCGCCGCCCAGTCTCCGTTTGGCGCGGACACTTACATCCGCCAACGCCATACCCGTTCAGTTCTCTGCCTGCCGTTGCTCACCCAGGCCAAGCTCATCGGTGCGCTGTACCTCGAGAACGACCTGGCTCCGCGGGTTTTCGTGCCGGCGCGGATCACGGTACTGAAGCTACTCGCCTCGCAGGCGGCGATCGCTCTGCAGACTACCAGCCTGTACCGTGATCTCTCGGAACGCGAAGCCAAGATCCGGCGCCTGGTTGATGCTAATATCATCGGTATCTTCATAGCAAACCGGGACGGCCGGATCATTGAGGCCAACGACGCGTTACTCCGCACCGTGGGATACGACCGCGAGGAGCTCCTGTCAGGCCGTGTCCGTTGGACAGACCTGACGCCGCCGGAATGGGGCGAGCGCGACGCGCGGGCCGTTGAAGTGTTGAAAACAACCGGAGCCATACCGCCGTACGAGAAGGAGTATTTTCGCAAAGACGGCAGCCGTGTGTCGGTGCTGATCGGCGGCGCTCTCTTCGCGGAAGGCGGAAACCAGAGCGTCGCGTTCGTGCTGGATTTGACCGATCGCAAGCGGGCGGAAGCCGAAGCCCGCGACAGCGAGCGCCGCTACCGCGAAGTACAGACGGATCTGGCGCACGCCAGCCGCGTCACCACCATGGGGCAGCTCACGGCCTCGATCGCCCATGAAGTAAACCAGCCTATTGCGGCGGCGGTCACCAACGCCGAAGCCGCTCAGCGTTGGCTAAGCGCGCAGCCGCCAAATATTCATATGGTGGGCGAGTCGCTCGCTTTTATCGTAAGGGATTGTAGTCGCGCGGGCGAGGTGATCGGGCGGATCCGCGCGCTCATCAAAAGGGCGCCTCCGCGAAAGGACGCCGTCGCAATCAACGACGCGATCCTCGAAGTCATGGCCCTTACCCGTAGCGAAGCGGCGAACAACGGCGTCTCGGTCCGGACTCAACTAGCGGACGACTCGCCGCTTGTCCAAGGAGATCGGGTCCAGCTGCAACAGGTAATACTCAACCTGATCGTGAATGCGATCGACGCGATGCGCAGCCTCCGAGAAGGGAACAGAGACCTGTTGATCTGCACCCAAAAGGCCGAGCCGAATGGCGTGCTGGTGGAGGTACGAGATTCGGGTCCAGGCTTCGCGCCAACGACTATCAAGCAGCTGTTCGAGGCTTTCCACACGACCAAGCCAGGCGGTTTGGGGCTGGGTCTCTCCATTTGCCGCTCGATCATCGAAGCGCATGGTGGACGACTGTGGGCGAGCGCCAACGAGCCCCGTGGCGCCATCTTTCAATTCACAGTGCCCGCCCAGTCGGGCAGCGCATCGTAA